GGTGGCCAACGCCGAGTCCCGCCGTTTCGTGGAAGCCTACCGCAAAAAGTATGGGGAGGTCACCGAGGAATACATGGCCCCCATGGGCTACACCATCGTCAAGAGCCTGGCCCTGGCAGCGGAAAAGGCAGGCGGCACTGACAAAAACCGCATCGCCGAGGCCCTAGCCGGTCTCAAGATGCCCACGCCCCTTGGCCCCTTGTCCTTTAAGCCCTCGGACACGGGCCGCACCAAGTACCAGGGGTTTGGTCCTGAGATCTGGTTCCAGTTCCAATATCTCCAGGGAAGCCGTCGGCCTGTCTTCCCCAAGGAAGTGGCCACAAGGCCCTTGCGCTACCCCGGAGAATACTACCTAAGATAGGAAACCCTTAGGAAGACCATGGAGCTCCTGCTGCAAACCCTCCTAAATGGCCTCCTCCTGAGCGGGGTCTACGCCTTGGTAGCCACGGGGTTAGCCCTTTCCTTAGGGGTGGTGGGGATCGTTAACTTCGCCCACGGGGAGTTTTTGATGATGGGGGCCTTCCTCTCCTACCTTCTCTTCGCCTTCCGGGGACTGGATCCTCTCCTCTCCTTGGGCCTGGCCTTCCTGGCTGCCTTTTTGGTGGGAGGCCTGACGTACCAAGGGCTGATCCGGCCGGTGTTAAAGGCCCCGGAACTCAACCAGATGCTCCTTACCTTCGGGCTTGCCATCCTCCTACAAAACCTAGCCCTCCTCCTTTTCGGCGCCGACACCCGGGTGGTGGCCCCACCCTACCAAGCGACCACCCTTGCCCTGGGCCCCTTTTTCCTGGGAGCCGTACCCCTGGGGGCCTTTCTGCTCTCCCTCGCCACCCTCTTGCTGCTCCAGGTCTTCCTCTCTCGAAGCCGGCTAGGCCTGGCCATGCGGGCCGTGGCCCAAAACCGCCAGGCCCCCGGGCTTCTGGGCATCGAAGCGGAGAGGGTCTACCTCCTGGCCTTCGGTCTGGCCGCCGCTTTGGCCGGGGTTGCTGGGGTCATGCTCTCGGTGATGCTGTACGCCAGCCCCACCGTGGGCTTTGCCTTCACCCTCAAATCCTTCGCCATCGTGGCCCTGGCCGGGCTTGGA
This is a stretch of genomic DNA from Thermus neutrinimicus. It encodes these proteins:
- a CDS encoding branched-chain amino acid ABC transporter permease produces the protein MELLLQTLLNGLLLSGVYALVATGLALSLGVVGIVNFAHGEFLMMGAFLSYLLFAFRGLDPLLSLGLAFLAAFLVGGLTYQGLIRPVLKAPELNQMLLTFGLAILLQNLALLLFGADTRVVAPPYQATTLALGPFFLGAVPLGAFLLSLATLLLLQVFLSRSRLGLAMRAVAQNRQAPGLLGIEAERVYLLAFGLAAALAGVAGVMLSVMLYASPTVGFAFTLKSFAIVALAGLGNLKGVVPAAFVLALAEALVSTYLPGGGGLVEAVFFLVLFLALVGRAWREA